Genomic DNA from Hordeum vulgare subsp. vulgare chromosome 2H, MorexV3_pseudomolecules_assembly, whole genome shotgun sequence:
GTCCACGCCCGCTCTGTCTGGGCCGACGACGCGCCTGCACGCGCCTGGATCGCGGTGATTTCGCTGATCTTTTTTTTGAATGTTGGCCGCGCTTGCCAAATTCGTTGATCAGGGGGAACAGAGTATATGTGCATTCCCCAAGCGGGGAAGAGAAAAGAGAAAGCCAAAAAGTAGGCAAACaagaaaactaaaactaaaacagGGAACGGAGACGAGAATAATAAACTGCCTCAGCCAGGGTCGAAAGGAATCCCACCTCCTGCCAAGTTCCAAAGTCTTATCTCCTCTCTAATCTTGGTCTCTAGGCCCTCCGCCGTCATGCACTCTTGTTTGAAAACTCTCCTGTTTCTTTCCCGCCAAATCTCCCAAGTAATGAGGTGCACCAGTGATAACAGCCCCTTTTTCCTCTCGTTGGCAGTGTTGACGTATCAACTCTCGAACCATGTTGAGAACTTGTGATCCCTCTCCCAACTTGCCGGGCATAGGGACGGCATAGCCGTGAGAGGGGCGATGGAGTTCCATATGTACCTAGACCACTGACAGTCGATGAAGAGGTGTGATGCGTTTCCAGGTTTCTAACACAGAGAGGGCAGAAATAGTCGTTTTCCCATCCACGTCGCAGGAGAGCATCCGCCGTCAGTAGCCTGCCAAGCATGATCGTCCAGACTAGAAACTTGCATTTGACCGGTGCCCATCCTCGCCAGATCAACTTGTGCCCATGCATGTGAACCGACCCCTCGAACTATAACCGGTACACCGAGCGCGCGCTGTATGCCCTATCCTGAGAGAATCTCCAGCTGATAGTATCCGGTTGCCCCTCTTGAAGCAGAACTCAATCCAACCGAGACGCAAGATGTGATAGCTCAAGAAGCATGTCATCCAGCAGCCCCATCGATAGGCCTTTTAGCCATTTTCCATCCTTTAAAGCATCCCAAACTGACCTGTTTTTCCGTGCTGCAATCGTGAAGAGTGATGGAGCGATCGTCTTCGGGCAGTCGCCTTCTAGCCAGCTGTCCTGCCAGAAGTTTGTTGTTCTGCCGTCTCCTACCTTAATCTCCATTGCCATTTCAaaaatctccttctcctcctttgaaCAAGGCAAAGGAGTGCTCACCCAAGGCCGCTCCGGATGTTTCCATGCCATCCATAGCCAACGGATTCTTAATGCCCTGCCAAACTTTTTGAGGTCCAGTACGCCAAGGCCACCCAGACATTTCGGCCGACACATCAAATTCCATGCAACTCTCCAATTCCCAGCATTGCCATTAGTATCTCCACTCCAAAGCCATGCGCGACAAATCTGGGTCAAACGCTTCAGGACCCATGCAGGCAGTTTGTGTATCGTCATCATGTAGATTGCAAGGGATGACAAACCCGTTTTTAGCAGCACAAGTCTTCCACTCTTCGCCATAAGCCTACCTTTCCAGGTTCCTGCCTTGTTTCCAAACTTGGAAACCAGAGGATCTAGCTCTAACTTTGTCAGGTTGCGAAGGGATAAGGGCATTCCCAGATAAACATCAGGGAATGATTTGATAGGAAAGCTAAGATGGGACAGTATGCGCACAAGGTCCAAGTTGCCACATCGGATCGAAAGAGCCGAGCTCTTGGCTGCATTGGTAAATAGTCCAGTAGCTGATCCAAAACAGTTTAGAATCAGCGAGATCATCCTGGCGTCATTCTCCGAGGGGTTCATAAACAGCGCTACGTCATCCGCGTAGAATGAACAACGAGGAACCCTTCTCCTTCCCGGCAACTTTGATAGTGCCCCTGCTCGGTGGCGATGGACATCATCCTCTGAAGCGGGTCCATGGCTACGATGAAAAGGAAGGGGGACAACGGGTCTCCTTGTCTGAGTCCACGCCTGTGGTGTATGATCTCCGACAGCTCCCCATTAATCAAAACACGCGATGTAGAGGTTCGAAGCAGCATAGCAATCCATTCCCTCCAGCGCCTACCAAACGCCCTTGCTTGCAGCATATCCAACAGATAGGCCCAGGAAACCGAGTCGAAGGCCTTGGCAATATCAAGTTTTAGCAAGACAGTCGGTTTTTTTGATTTATGAAAGAATCTCGCAGTGTTCTGTACGTGCAGGAAGTTCTCTTGAATGCTACGCGATTTGATGAAAGGACTTTGACAATTGTCCACAAGCAGATTGATTTTTGGTGCCAGTCTCGAAGCAAGGATCTTGGAGAAGATTTTTACCACATTGTGGATCAGCGAAATTGGCCTGAAGTCTGGCAGCGCATCCGCCCCCATTTTCTTGGGGATGAGGACGAGCAGCGCCTGGTTGACTCTGTGTAGAACACTACTATCCATCCTGAATAACTGATTCAACGCCGCAACGAGATCGTTCTTGATTGTTTCCCAACATGCTCTATAGAACCCACCCGAAAAACCATCCGGCCCTGGCGCCTTATCAGCCGGGATCTCCTTTATGGCAGTCTTTATCTCCTCCAGCGAGAACTCCCGCTCAAGATCCGTTAAATCCACTTGCTCGAGGTCCAATTCATCCCAGTTCAGCGTAGCTGTGCGTTGCTTTAGGCAGCCGAAGATATTGGTAAAATGGCTGTTTGCCATATCGGCCATGCCCTGTATTGACGAGACCAATCCGTTTGGGCCCTGTAGCGCATGAATTGTGTTTTTGTTGTGCCTAGCATTTGCCTTCCGCTGGAAAAATTTGGTGTTGGCGTCGCCCGCCTTCAGCCAGAGGACCCTGCTTCTTTGTCGCAGCTTAATCTTGAGAAGGACCGCTAGTCCTAAAGTACGTGTTTTAAGCCTGGAGCGCAGGTCTCTCTCATCCTGGAAGAGTGATCTTAGTTCCTGAACTCGGTCTAGCTGCAGTATGAGCTCGGTGACTATAGATAACTGTCTGTGCAGGTCGCCAACAATATTTCTGCTCCAAGCTCGCAAGACCTTACTAAGCCTCCAAAGCTTGTGCTTCAGCTTCGCAAGGGGGCATGCATTGCCAGCATGTGCAGCCCATGACTGATCTACAACCTCCTTGAAACCATGTATGAATTGCCAGTAGGATTCGAAGCGGAAACGCTTATTTGTTTTGACTAGCCCGTCATTGAGCAAAAGTAACGAGCAGTGATTGGAGATGGCAGAAGATTGAGGCAGCAGCTTGGCAGCAGTGAAGATGAGCTCCCATTCAACGTTGCAGAAAGCGCGGTCCAGACGTACGAGAGTTGGTACGGCCTGCTCGTTACTCCAAGTGAATTTGCGCCCGATTAGCGGTATCTCATGCAGGCTAGAGGAGTTTAGCGTATGATGGAATTTGAGCATCCAGCGGCGGCACACTCTCGGATTGTTTTTATCTTGCGGGTTCGTGATGAGATTGAAATCTCCTATGAGAAGCCGCGGACCGGACATGGAGTTGTGTATACAGGCTAGCTCCGAAAGGAATTCGTTTTTCCGCTGCTCATCATGAGGCCGTAGACCGTAGTCAGCGACCAGGCCGTCGCTTCCCCCACTGGGGTGAAACACACCGTTACCGAGTATGATCTTACCGTCACCAAGCCGGCGACCCCGCTGATCTCGCTAACACACTAGGCCTACTCCCTCGAACACGCCGCGCACCCGCACAGGCAACCCCGTGCACGCGGCCACATACGCACGCACCTCACGCACGCACAACAGCCGCGCCTGACTCCTGCTGGCGCGCGCACGTACACGTGCCCGAGCCGTCCTAGGCCGTGGCTTACATCTTATTACAACAGTATACTCAAAAACTTTTGCAGGACGGAGCTTACGCATGTGCGGTACTGTCCTTATTATAAAATCAGAGGTTTCCCCTGTGATCCGTCCTCAACCTAGTTGGCTTCCATTGCTTTGCCTTGAAGGTGACAGTGGGTTGGTTAGGGTTCCTGCTAGCTTCATCAGCCAAAAAGCGCACCATGCCTTCCGAGGTATTGTCCGGCTCAGCATGGACCAAGACCTCCTGGAGACTCGGAAGAAAATCGATACCCGAACGCCACTGGATGGAAGCCTGTAAAAGGAAAGAGAGCTCGAGCCTCTGGAGCTTAGTTGCAGCGCCTTCTTCAAACCTCAGGTTCAATGCCTGGAATTCGCCCAGGTGGATGGCAAGCAGTTTGAGACCTGGGAATTCTGACGCAAACACCGTGAATTCTGTTCCGGTGTACGCACCGTGATGCAACCTGAGGTACAGTAGGCTTGGCAACCGCGCGAGAACTCTCAGGTGCTCCTCAGATTCCAGTTCGGTGGCACGAAGTGTCAACTCAGTGAGGTTCGCGAGCGAACCAATCCATTCTGGCAGCTTTCCCAACTTGCCTCGGAGGTTTAAGCTTTTTAGAAACATTGGTGGCCTGGACAGTGTATCAAGAATCTTGAAATTCATTGCTCCGTCAGGTCGCCAAATGAGCAGTGACCGAAGGCAGCTGCTCAGCTTTGCAATGGCAGAGATCAAGGACGTCCAACTCAAGTCATCATCGACAAACATCATTACTCCTAGCTTCCTCAACTCTGAAAGCTTCCCCAGTTCAGATATGTAACAGGAAGTAGAGTATGTGATCTCTATTTGTGCAAGGGTTGTAAGCATTTCTAGATTGCCAAGCTTGTCAGGGATGTGCACTCCCCAAAAGTCGGAAATTGGATACAAACCACTGTAGTTGTAGGCTCTTCTCCCTCCAAGCAGGCTTGACAAATTTGGCAGATGAATAATCTGAGGAGGCAAATGCTTGATGCCCGTATCCCTTACATCCAGTGTCACCAATTTCTTCAAGTTTCCTATTTGCATGGGGAGTTGGGTGGCAAATGTATTTCTGAGACTGACGTATTCCAACTGAAACAGTGTACATATACTTTCCACATTCCCATTCCTGGCAATTTCACAATTTTCTAGGTCCAATATCCTCAGCAACTTCATCCAAGCAAACTGTAATATTTCTCCATTGGCAAATATGCTGAAGGATCGGATATGGCTTACCATTTTCCTTGTGGCAATATATTTGTTATTTCCACCATGAATAGATAGCCTCCGGATCTTCTCTTGTGGAGCCAAAGTATGTTGTTCACCTATCAAAGTGATGAAATTATCTTCAATTGATTTTGTAAGAATGATCTCTAGCATTAAATCATGAACCCGGAAAGTCTTAACCTTCCCATCAAAGCTCATGTCAACTGGGTGAACAATGCCCCTATTGAGTAATTCATCGAAATAATTCTCAGCCacctctaaggcagttaatccacgCTTTGCAGTCACAAAGCGTTCTGCTATCCATCGCCTCAATACACTTTTCCTTCTGATCTTATGATCCTCCGGGTAAGTGCATAAATATAAGAAACATGTTTTCAAATGGTAAGGAAGCGCATTGTAGCTAAGCTCAAGAATTTTCTTCAGTTTTTCAAGCCATGGGCTTGTTTCAAGCTCAAAACCAAGAGCATTATAAACCTTCTCCCAGTGATCATAACTGTACACGGATGTGCTAGCCAAAAGACCTGCAATGCTGACAATGGCCAATGGTATACCACCACATTTTCCCAAGATCTTCTGTGAAATCTCTCTCAAGGCAATTGGGCAATTATCCTGATTACCGAATAATCTCCTGAAAAATAACTCACTAGATTCACTTCCTATGAGTGGTTCAATTTCATAAGCTCTGTCATGCTCATCAAGGCAGCATGCTTGTGCTACAGTTTTACTTCTTGTGGTAACAACTATTCTGCTCCCAGTATGCGAGTTAGGCAGAAAAAGTCGAATATCTTCCCAAGCTGAGATGGTCCATATATCATCAAGAACAACAAGATACCTCTTCTCTTCCAGATGCTGACTTAGTATGTTTACAAGTTGTCCCGCATCCCATTCTTCCATGCCTTTGAGTGGGTCCTCTGTGGATATCGGGCCATTTCGATCTACTGGTTGAATAATTTGCCGAAGAATGTCCCGTACGAGAGCCTTGACATCAAATTTCTGGGATACAGTTACAAAAGCTTGACACTGGAAGCTTGAACCTGCTGTTTGATATGTTGTCATAGCAAGAGTTGTCTTGCCCAAACCGCCAAAGCCAGATATAGACATAACCTGTAATTGTTTTACACTTTCATCCACCAACCACTTAACGAGATCACTTTGGCGTGCTTCAGTGCCCACAAGCTGAGTTATATCTGGGAGGAACGCGGGAGTACGGACATCGAGAGAAACAATATCAGCTCGTGCTGGTTGCGCAGCAAATGTCCCTTCTGCCCTGGAGATGAGATGATTACCACTGTACCTGCAAAAAGAATTCGGAAGTTATTGCCACAGTTCAATACATCTCTCGAATCCGTGTGGGAGTAAGTTTCAAACAACCAATGGTAACCGGCAATACTTGTTTGCACAATTTCGACGCTTCCTTCTAATACAAAGTGCCAGGCCGTCAGGTGTGTGTTCGAGAGAAGGTACGAGCAATTCTTACTCGCATGATCAGGCAAATATGGCAAATTCTAGCAACATAACTACAGCGACACACAATcaaaatccccccccccccccccccccccccacacacacacacctaccaCATTTCTCAGGGTTCAACTTTTGCGAAAATCACAAGGTAATTGGTAATTGCCAGCATGTTTAGCAATGTGGGAGCAAGTACTTAAGGAAGAGAAACCAATTACCTTGAGTTTCTCTCACTGATACTCGTGGCACGCATTTTCAGTTCTTGGATTTGTTTGGCAATCTGACGCCGGGCCTTGGCAGTCCGCAGGAAACGGATGCATCTATGAAAGAGCTCAGTAAGACCAGAACCACTAGTGTTGCTGCCAATGTGATATGTAAACTCATCGACACAATCCTCGACATCGTACGCAACCTCGCGGACCTGTTTCGTCCAAATCTTGACCTGCCTGCTACTATTTTCCCTCTCAGCAACATCCTGGAGAAAGGCTGTCATGCTTTCCAGCTCATCCTTCATGTATTGCAACTTACCTCGGAAGCCCCCAAGGAGCTGTGCTTCTTGGATGAGCATTGTGCCCAGTTTACATAGCAGTATGTTGATGGCACCCCCACCGACCGTAACAACGGCACGCTCCATCTCTCTATCAAGTACCAACGTGAGGTTGACAGAGACTACACAAGTCACTGATCTAAACAGAGCTTCAGTTCTTCCCCTCTCTTGGGTATGTGTTGTGCTGTTACCTTTCTTGTATCTGCAGCTGAAGCTAACAAGCGCAAGAGACATTACAAATGCAACTAAGTAAGCTCCTCGCCACCTCGATCAGGGATCTAGTCAACAAAAGCACCCTACAAATTTTTATGTAAAGTTACAGTGGTACTGACTGTCCCATGTATTCAAAAAGGACGAGCAGGTGAGGTTGCCTTCCCGAAGAGTTGACTTCACAAGGTTCGACGGTGTGTTTAATTTAGTATTCTTGGTTTTGATGGTTTCTGGTTTCTTATATCTTTGTCCTAGTTAAGTACACTATCCTTTCCTAAAAAGTTAAGTACACTATCTTTCCTAAGAAATGGTACTAACGAATATAACCTCAAAATGACAACATAAATCAACACATATTGTTTGGCATTTTACTTGGGTAAACACCCCCCAACGTATACCCACCTCGTATTGTACACTACAGGCAGCCATACGTATACACATCTCGTATTGCATATGTACGGCGGCCTGTAATATATAATACGAGGTGGGTATACGTTTTCCTTTATACGTTTTGTTGGGGGTACCGAAGCACCTCTTTGTTTATCGAAAAAGGCTTTCGGCccgctttataaataaagcaaacCGCCATAGCACAATAAACATGTCCAACACACAAAGACGCACAAACGCACGCCCCACACACCCGCGTCCAACACCCACAAACACAAATGCACAGAAGTAGCACAAGACAACACCAAAGGGTTCTGCTGAGGGTACAGCTCAACAAGCCCTAAGACATAAaaaacacaacacacacacaaccCCACACCCAgccggaggagggagggggcggtAGTGGGACGCCATAACGCGCTAATCAGgctcaggaggtggaggaggaagcgGGGGCGCCAAGCGGAGAGCCGTCagacgaaggttggtgatgatgatggtgatgtcgTCTCGGTCGGAGGAGCATCTAAGCGGCCGCCAGAGCTGCAGGAAACCACAAATTTTAAACACTACGTCAGTGGCATGTCGGAGGGGCACATGCTGGATGACGAGCTTGTTACGGATAGTCCATAGGGTCCACGTGAGTACCCCGATGGTCAACCACCTAATGTGGCGGGCCAAAGAAGGGGTGGACTGAATCTCCACAAACAAGTCGGCCACATTGGAATGGAACCACTGATCGCCGAACATTTCACGAAAGCAACTCCAAAGGAATTGGGCAATAGCGCAGGAGAAGAGAATGTGATTGGAATCCTCCAACATGTCGCACAGAGGGCAAATCCCATCGCCCGGACCGCGGCGTTTGAGCACCTCCACCCCAGAATCCATTGCCACATGAATATCCTGATTTTCACAGGAAGCCTAATGTCCCACACGTTGGTAAGGGCCGCCGGGGCGGAAGCAGGGATGATGGCCTGCTACAAGGATCTGGTGGAGAAGCGGCCCAAGGGCTCAAGGCACCAAGACATGCGGTCTGTGGAAGAGTCGACGTCAGGAGCGCTAAGGGCGATGCATTGGAGCAACTCATCCCAGGCCGCGAGCTCGGGCGGCCCGAAAGGGCGGCGGAATGCATGGCGCCCAAGATCCCAGAGTGCGACCTCAACCGAGGTCCTAGCCTCCACCACGATGGCAAATAAACCCGGGAAGCGAGAGGCGAATGGTGACTCACCAGCCCAGCGATCCAGCCAGAACAGTG
This window encodes:
- the LOC123429740 gene encoding disease resistance protein Pik-2-like — translated: MERAVVTVGGGAINILLCKLGTMLIQEAQLLGGFRGKLQYMKDELESMTAFLQDVAERENSSRQVKIWTKQVREVAYDVEDCVDEFTYHIGSNTSGSGLTELFHRCIRFLRTAKARRQIAKQIQELKMRATSISERNSRYSGNHLISRAEGTFAAQPARADIVSLDVRTPAFLPDITQLVGTEARQSDLVKWLVDESVKQLQVMSISGFGGLGKTTLAMTTYQTAGSSFQCQAFVTVSQKFDVKALVRDILRQIIQPVDRNGPISTEDPLKGMEEWDAGQLVNILSQHLEEKRYLVVLDDIWTISAWEDIRLFLPNSHTGSRIVVTTRSKTVAQACCLDEHDRAYEIEPLIGSESSELFFRRLFGNQDNCPIALREISQKILGKCGGIPLAIVSIAGLLASTSVYSYDHWEKVYNALGFELETSPWLEKLKKILELSYNALPYHLKTCFLYLCTYPEDHKIRRKSVLRRWIAERFVTAKRGLTALEVAENYFDELLNRGIVHPVDMSFDGKVKTFRVHDLMLEIILTKSIEDNFITLIGEQHTLAPQEKIRRLSIHGGNNKYIATRKMVSHIRSFSIFANGEILQFAWMKLLRILDLENCEIARNGNVESICTLFQLEYVSLRNTFATQLPMQIGNLKKLVTLDVRDTGIKHLPPQIIHLPNLSSLLGGRRAYNYSGLYPISDFWGVHIPDKLGNLEMLTTLAQIEITYSTSCYISELGKLSELRKLGVMMFVDDDLSWTSLISAIAKLSSCLRSLLIWRPDGAMNFKILDTLSRPPMFLKSLNLRGKLGKLPEWIGSLANLTELTLRATELESEEHLRVLARLPSLLYLRLHHGAYTGTEFTVFASEFPGLKLLAIHLGEFQALNLRFEEGAATKLQRLELSFLLQASIQWRSGIDFLPSLQEVLVHAEPDNTSEGMVRFLADEASRNPNQPTVTFKAKQWKPTRLRTDHRGNL